In Procambarus clarkii isolate CNS0578487 chromosome 13, FALCON_Pclarkii_2.0, whole genome shotgun sequence, the following are encoded in one genomic region:
- the LOC138364483 gene encoding putative uncharacterized protein DDB_G0290521, with protein sequence MGTQALQQRHITNIMLLDQSHIHRLLQNIQQAQLDPQDHLNPERSTTHTQHRAPSEEPQDTPNPTLPPGETSAPPVRAAPTPPGSTTRRTPEDGCTGTLTSSKEETPRDEASPGTNNTIHVLVSSFATSVPTPHSTPCTPPDPAFEGGEELREEWRQELLPKPNHPKPRSSSRGEPPAMRPIPQSTLPARDRRTQRNHRRHSTVNSRWRRHCTSTRNTAELTIRRHETHTIPSLGKRTGSSTRAALRPHTKRG encoded by the coding sequence ATGGGCACACAAGCTCTGCAACAGAGACACATCACGAACATTATGctcctggatcagagccacatccacaggCTGTTGCAGAACATCCAACAAGCCCAACTGGACCCCCAAGATCATTTAAACCCCGAACGTTCAACGACGCACACACAACATAGGGCGCCATCGGaagaacctcaggacacccccaacccgaCACTTCCCCCAGGGGAAACATCCGCGCCCCCAGTGAGAGCCGCACCCACCCCACCAGGCTCAACCACCCGTCGCACCCCGGAAGATGGCTGTACAGGAACCCTCACAAGCAGCAAGGAGGAGACACCACGCGACGAGGCATCCCCAGGCACTAACAACACCATCCACGTCCTCGTTTCGTCCTTCGCCACCTCGGTCCCCACGCCACACTCAACGCCCTGCACACCGCCAGACCCCGCGTTCGAAGGGGGGGAGGAACTACGGGAGGAGTGGAGGCAGGAGCTCCTGCCAAAGCCAAACCATCCGAAGCCTCGATCCTCTTCCCGGGGGGAACCCCCTGCTATGCGACCGATCCCTCAGAGCACGCTTCCAGCAAGGGACAGAAGAACACAGCGCAACCACAGGAGGCACAGCACTGTCAACAGCAGATGGCGACGCCACTGcaccagcaccaggaacaccgctGAGCTCACCATCAGGAGACACGagacccacaccatccccagccTCGGGAAGCGCACCGGCTCCAGCACAAGGGCCGCCCTCCGGCCCCACACCAAACGTGGCTGA